A DNA window from Luteitalea sp. contains the following coding sequences:
- the rpmG gene encoding 50S ribosomal protein L33, producing MRDIIALACTDCKRRNYSTTKNKKTTTERLELRKYCRFCRTHTAHRETK from the coding sequence CATCATTGCTCTGGCATGCACCGATTGCAAGCGGCGCAACTACAGCACGACCAAGAACAAGAAGACGACCACCGAGCGGCTCGAGCTCCGGAAATACTGTCGGTTCTGTCGGACGCACACCGCGCACCGCGAAACGAAGTAA